A stretch of Miscanthus floridulus cultivar M001 chromosome 13, ASM1932011v1, whole genome shotgun sequence DNA encodes these proteins:
- the LOC136501812 gene encoding basic helix-loop-helix protein 80-like isoform X1 produces the protein MADFSPNNSLLLKMPSHSPNFSSLLFYGQNHGEAAPANANAAAAMVENASLESSSAVVDTSPQDSASPMERKRKTTEDSATLSSAQSKVDCKQESKSKRGKRPHKETEEKSTTQDEATKGYIHVRARRGQATDSHSLAERVRRERISERMRMLQALVPGCDKVTGKALILDEIINYVQSLQNQVEFLSMRIASMSPVLYGFGLDSDGLHDHAQKMGGMFQEALAMPGPVMSQASPAPSQAIMDTTSTTPYSLQGQGSISFSQENGSTYLMQQAVGEPTRQELLNQLVFNNMCSFQ, from the exons ATGGCGGACTTCTCACCGAACAACTCGCTCCTCCTCAAGATGCCTAGCCACTCCCCAAACTTCTCAAGCCTCCTGTTCTACGGCCAGAACCATGGCGAAGCAGCGCCTGCAAATGCAAATGCAGCAGCAGCAATGGTGGAGAACGCTTCACTTGAGAGCTCTTCTGCAGTGGTTGACACCTCCCCACAGGACAGTGCATCTCCaatggagaggaagaggaagactaCAGAAGACAGTGCCACGCTGAGCTCTGCTCAATCCAAGGTA GATTGCAAGCAGGAGAGCAAGAGCAAGAGGGGGAAGAGGCCCCACAAGGAGACTGAGGAGAAGAGCACCACTCAAGATGAGGCCACTAAGGGGTACATCCATGTGAGGGCAAGGAGGGGTCAGGCAACAGACAGCCACAGCCTTGCAGAGAGG GTGAGGAGAGAGAGGATCAGTGAGAGGATGAGGATGCTGCAAGCACTGGTCCCTGGTTGTGACAAG GTTACTGGAAAGGCCCTGATTTTGGATGAGATTATCAATTATGTGCAGTCCCTGCAGAACCAAGTTGAG ttcCTTTCCATGAGGATTGCCTCCATGAGCCCAGTGCTATATGGGTTTGGACTGGACAGTGATGGCCTCCATGATCACGcacaa AAGATGGGAGGCATGTTCCAAGAAGCTCTTGCAATGCCAGGTCCAGTGATGAGCCAAGCTAGCCCAGCTCCATCTCAAGCCATCATGGACACCACCTCCACCACACCCTACTCACTGCAGGGCCAGGGTTCCATCTCTTTCTCTCAG GAAAATGGCAGCACTTACCTGATGCAGCAAGCAGTGGGGGAGCCAACAAGGCAGGAGCTGCTCAACCAGCTGGTGTTCAACAATATGTGCTCTTTCCAGTAG
- the LOC136501812 gene encoding basic helix-loop-helix protein 80-like isoform X3: MADFSPNNSLLLKMPSHSPNFSSLLFYGQNHGEAAPANANAAAAMVENASLESSSAVVDTSPQDSASPMERKRKTTEDSATLSSAQSKVDCKQESKSKRGKRPHKETEEKSTTQDEATKGYIHVRARRGQATDSHSLAERVRRERISERMRMLQALVPGCDKVTGKALILDEIINYVQSLQNQVEFLSMRIASMSPVLYGFGLDSDGLHDHAQMGGMFQEALAMPGPVMSQASPAPSQAIMDTTSTTPYSLQGQGSISFSQENGSTYLMQQAVGEPTRQELLNQLVFNNMCSFQ, encoded by the exons ATGGCGGACTTCTCACCGAACAACTCGCTCCTCCTCAAGATGCCTAGCCACTCCCCAAACTTCTCAAGCCTCCTGTTCTACGGCCAGAACCATGGCGAAGCAGCGCCTGCAAATGCAAATGCAGCAGCAGCAATGGTGGAGAACGCTTCACTTGAGAGCTCTTCTGCAGTGGTTGACACCTCCCCACAGGACAGTGCATCTCCaatggagaggaagaggaagactaCAGAAGACAGTGCCACGCTGAGCTCTGCTCAATCCAAGGTA GATTGCAAGCAGGAGAGCAAGAGCAAGAGGGGGAAGAGGCCCCACAAGGAGACTGAGGAGAAGAGCACCACTCAAGATGAGGCCACTAAGGGGTACATCCATGTGAGGGCAAGGAGGGGTCAGGCAACAGACAGCCACAGCCTTGCAGAGAGG GTGAGGAGAGAGAGGATCAGTGAGAGGATGAGGATGCTGCAAGCACTGGTCCCTGGTTGTGACAAG GTTACTGGAAAGGCCCTGATTTTGGATGAGATTATCAATTATGTGCAGTCCCTGCAGAACCAAGTTGAG ttcCTTTCCATGAGGATTGCCTCCATGAGCCCAGTGCTATATGGGTTTGGACTGGACAGTGATGGCCTCCATGATCACGcacaa ATGGGAGGCATGTTCCAAGAAGCTCTTGCAATGCCAGGTCCAGTGATGAGCCAAGCTAGCCCAGCTCCATCTCAAGCCATCATGGACACCACCTCCACCACACCCTACTCACTGCAGGGCCAGGGTTCCATCTCTTTCTCTCAG GAAAATGGCAGCACTTACCTGATGCAGCAAGCAGTGGGGGAGCCAACAAGGCAGGAGCTGCTCAACCAGCTGGTGTTCAACAATATGTGCTCTTTCCAGTAG
- the LOC136501812 gene encoding basic helix-loop-helix protein 80-like isoform X2, protein MADFSPNNSLLLKMPSHSPNFSSLLFYGQNHGEAAPANANAAAAMVENASLESSSAVVDTSPQDSASPMERKRKTTEDSATLSSAQSKDCKQESKSKRGKRPHKETEEKSTTQDEATKGYIHVRARRGQATDSHSLAERVRRERISERMRMLQALVPGCDKVTGKALILDEIINYVQSLQNQVEFLSMRIASMSPVLYGFGLDSDGLHDHAQKMGGMFQEALAMPGPVMSQASPAPSQAIMDTTSTTPYSLQGQGSISFSQENGSTYLMQQAVGEPTRQELLNQLVFNNMCSFQ, encoded by the exons ATGGCGGACTTCTCACCGAACAACTCGCTCCTCCTCAAGATGCCTAGCCACTCCCCAAACTTCTCAAGCCTCCTGTTCTACGGCCAGAACCATGGCGAAGCAGCGCCTGCAAATGCAAATGCAGCAGCAGCAATGGTGGAGAACGCTTCACTTGAGAGCTCTTCTGCAGTGGTTGACACCTCCCCACAGGACAGTGCATCTCCaatggagaggaagaggaagactaCAGAAGACAGTGCCACGCTGAGCTCTGCTCAATCCAAG GATTGCAAGCAGGAGAGCAAGAGCAAGAGGGGGAAGAGGCCCCACAAGGAGACTGAGGAGAAGAGCACCACTCAAGATGAGGCCACTAAGGGGTACATCCATGTGAGGGCAAGGAGGGGTCAGGCAACAGACAGCCACAGCCTTGCAGAGAGG GTGAGGAGAGAGAGGATCAGTGAGAGGATGAGGATGCTGCAAGCACTGGTCCCTGGTTGTGACAAG GTTACTGGAAAGGCCCTGATTTTGGATGAGATTATCAATTATGTGCAGTCCCTGCAGAACCAAGTTGAG ttcCTTTCCATGAGGATTGCCTCCATGAGCCCAGTGCTATATGGGTTTGGACTGGACAGTGATGGCCTCCATGATCACGcacaa AAGATGGGAGGCATGTTCCAAGAAGCTCTTGCAATGCCAGGTCCAGTGATGAGCCAAGCTAGCCCAGCTCCATCTCAAGCCATCATGGACACCACCTCCACCACACCCTACTCACTGCAGGGCCAGGGTTCCATCTCTTTCTCTCAG GAAAATGGCAGCACTTACCTGATGCAGCAAGCAGTGGGGGAGCCAACAAGGCAGGAGCTGCTCAACCAGCTGGTGTTCAACAATATGTGCTCTTTCCAGTAG